The following proteins are encoded in a genomic region of Stutzerimonas stutzeri:
- a CDS encoding cytochrome ubiquinol oxidase subunit I produces the protein MFGLEALELARIQFAFTISFHIIFPAITIGLASFLAVLEGLWLKTKRQVYRDLYHFWLKIFAVNFGMGVVSGIVMAYQFGTNWSAYSEFAGGVTGPLLAYEVLTAFFLEAGFLGVMLFGWNRVGAGLHFFSTLMVAVGTLISTFWILASNSWMHTPQGHEIIDGIVVPVDWLAIIFNPSFPYRLTHMAIAAFLATAFMVGASAAWHLLRGNDNPAIRKMFSMAMWMALIVAPIQAVVGDFHGLNTLEHQPAKIAAMEGHWDNSSGEPTPLLIFGWPDMEREETRYKLEIPYLGSLILKHSLSEQIPALKDFPREDRPNSTIVFWTFRIMVALGVLMIVTGVWSLWLRRDGRMFHTRPFLRLALCMGPSGVLAILAGWITTEVGRQPWVVYGVMRTADAVSNHGADQLGLTLAMFVVIYFAVFGIGLLYVLRLIAKGPILNEGDEKGAGGPGEKRTPMRPLSAADEAIPHDHGDQLGERN, from the coding sequence ATGTTCGGTTTGGAAGCGCTCGAGCTTGCGCGGATTCAGTTCGCGTTCACCATCTCCTTCCATATTATCTTTCCCGCAATCACCATCGGCCTGGCCAGTTTCCTGGCGGTCCTGGAAGGGTTGTGGCTGAAGACCAAGCGTCAGGTCTATCGCGATCTCTACCATTTCTGGCTGAAAATCTTTGCCGTCAATTTCGGTATGGGCGTGGTGTCGGGAATCGTCATGGCCTACCAGTTCGGCACCAACTGGAGTGCCTACTCCGAGTTCGCGGGTGGCGTGACGGGCCCCTTGCTCGCATATGAGGTTCTGACCGCGTTCTTCCTCGAGGCTGGGTTCCTCGGGGTGATGTTGTTCGGCTGGAACCGTGTCGGTGCCGGGCTGCACTTCTTCTCCACGCTGATGGTTGCGGTCGGCACGCTGATCTCGACGTTCTGGATCCTCGCCTCGAACAGCTGGATGCACACGCCGCAGGGGCACGAAATCATCGATGGCATCGTGGTGCCGGTCGATTGGCTCGCAATCATCTTCAACCCTTCCTTTCCCTACCGTCTGACGCACATGGCAATCGCTGCGTTCCTGGCGACGGCCTTCATGGTGGGGGCTTCCGCAGCCTGGCACCTGTTGCGTGGCAATGACAATCCGGCGATACGCAAGATGTTCTCCATGGCGATGTGGATGGCGCTGATCGTGGCGCCGATCCAGGCGGTGGTAGGGGATTTCCACGGCCTGAACACGCTGGAGCATCAACCGGCCAAGATTGCCGCGATGGAGGGGCACTGGGACAACTCATCGGGTGAACCGACCCCGCTGCTGATCTTCGGCTGGCCGGACATGGAGCGCGAAGAAACGCGCTACAAGCTCGAGATTCCCTATCTGGGCAGCCTGATTCTCAAGCACAGCCTTTCCGAACAGATTCCGGCACTCAAGGACTTCCCTCGTGAAGACCGGCCCAATTCGACCATCGTGTTCTGGACGTTCAGGATCATGGTCGCGCTGGGTGTGCTGATGATCGTCACCGGTGTCTGGAGCCTCTGGCTGCGACGGGACGGCAGGATGTTCCATACCAGACCCTTCCTGCGGCTGGCCTTGTGCATGGGCCCTTCGGGTGTTCTTGCCATCCTGGCAGGGTGGATCACCACCGAAGTGGGTCGCCAGCCCTGGGTGGTCTATGGCGTCATGCGCACCGCCGATGCGGTCTCGAACCATGGTGCCGATCAGCTGGGCTTGACCCTTGCGATGTTCGTAGTGATCTATTTCGCCGTGTTCGGCATCGGCCTGCTCTATGTGCTGCGGTTGATCGCCAAGGGACCGATCCTCAATGAAGGGGACGAAAAAGGGGCCGGCGGACCGGGCGAGAAACGTACGCCGATGCGGCCATTGTCGGCGGCCGACGAGGCGATCCCCCACGATCATGGCGACCAACTGGGCGAGAGGAATTGA
- a CDS encoding O-succinylhomoserine sulfhydrylase, giving the protein MTTDWDAGRLDSDLTGASMDTLAVRAGQHRSPEGEHGEPLFFTSSYVFRSAADAAARFAGEVPGNVYSRYTNPTVRAFEERIAAMEGAEQAVATASGMAAILATVMSLCSAGDHVLVSRSVFGATVSLFEKYLKRFGLEVDYVPLTNVDDWVPAFKPNTRLVFVESPSNPLAELVDIEALASLCHAKGAMLAVDNCFCTPVLQQPLALGADIVIHSATKYIDGQGRCLGGVVAGRAEQMKEVVGFLRTAGPTLSPFNAWVFLKGLETLRLRMQAHCASAQVLAEWLEQQPGVEKVYYAGLASHPQHELAKRQQRGFGAVLSFEVAGGKEAAWRFIDATRLISITANLGDSKTTITHPGSTTHGRLSPEDRATAGIRDSLIRVAVGLEDVADIKADLARGLAAL; this is encoded by the coding sequence ATGACAACCGACTGGGATGCGGGGCGATTGGACAGCGACCTGACCGGCGCAAGCATGGACACGTTGGCGGTTCGTGCTGGCCAGCACCGCTCGCCAGAGGGTGAGCACGGCGAGCCGCTGTTCTTCACCTCCAGTTATGTGTTCCGCAGCGCGGCCGACGCCGCGGCGCGTTTCGCCGGGGAAGTGCCGGGCAACGTCTATTCGCGCTATACCAATCCTACGGTGCGTGCGTTCGAAGAGCGCATCGCCGCAATGGAGGGCGCCGAGCAGGCTGTTGCCACCGCCTCGGGAATGGCCGCCATCCTGGCGACGGTGATGAGTCTGTGCTCGGCTGGCGATCATGTGCTGGTGTCGCGTAGTGTCTTCGGTGCGACGGTTTCGTTGTTCGAGAAGTACCTCAAGCGATTCGGGCTCGAAGTCGATTACGTGCCGCTCACCAACGTGGACGACTGGGTCCCGGCATTCAAGCCCAACACCCGGCTCGTCTTCGTCGAGTCGCCGTCCAACCCCCTGGCCGAGCTGGTCGATATCGAAGCCCTGGCCTCGCTCTGCCATGCCAAGGGCGCGATGCTTGCGGTGGACAATTGTTTCTGCACGCCGGTGCTTCAGCAGCCGTTGGCGCTCGGCGCGGACATCGTCATTCATTCGGCGACCAAGTACATCGACGGGCAGGGCCGCTGTCTGGGCGGGGTGGTGGCCGGCCGAGCTGAGCAGATGAAGGAAGTGGTGGGCTTCCTGCGTACTGCAGGCCCCACGCTGAGCCCGTTCAACGCCTGGGTGTTCCTCAAGGGGCTTGAAACCTTGCGGCTGCGTATGCAGGCCCATTGCGCCAGCGCACAGGTGCTGGCCGAGTGGCTCGAGCAGCAGCCAGGCGTTGAGAAGGTGTATTACGCGGGGTTGGCCAGCCATCCGCAGCATGAGCTGGCCAAGCGTCAACAGCGCGGCTTTGGTGCTGTTCTCAGCTTCGAGGTGGCAGGCGGAAAAGAGGCTGCCTGGCGTTTCATCGATGCGACGCGCCTGATATCCATCACCGCTAACCTCGGCGACAGCAAGACGACCATTACCCATCCAGGGTCGACCACGCACGGCCGGCTTTCGCCGGAAGATCGGGCGACGGCCGGGATCCGCGACAGCTTGATCCGCGTGGCAGTGGGCCTGGAAGACGTGGCGGATATCAAGGCGGATCTGGCGCGTGGACTGGCTGCGCTATAA
- a CDS encoding type II secretion system protein N, giving the protein MPVIIRLHGVPSLASPAALQNIHQRAPLIVSVLIVVLFGLYLAGQIRAWLQLTQAPTADTVEADQPAGVAPDLQRMERLFGTSTTNDPVYAPNTANTDLTLLGSFVHADPARSSAIIQMSGQPPQLYGIEQELEPGVRLYSVHPDRVEISRNGRVESLYFPSTRSATAIPDSLPDYSEPAATDQPDPQAEMLQQQMEALRQQMEGVNNSPDALPSDEQPTEDN; this is encoded by the coding sequence ATGCCCGTCATCATTCGGCTTCACGGAGTGCCTAGCTTGGCTTCCCCCGCAGCACTGCAAAATATCCATCAGCGCGCGCCTCTGATCGTCAGCGTACTCATCGTGGTGCTCTTCGGCCTCTATCTGGCAGGCCAGATCAGAGCGTGGCTGCAACTCACCCAGGCGCCCACGGCAGATACCGTGGAAGCCGACCAGCCTGCCGGCGTCGCGCCAGACCTGCAGCGAATGGAGCGCCTGTTCGGCACATCCACCACCAACGACCCGGTCTACGCCCCGAATACGGCGAACACCGACCTGACCTTGCTTGGCAGCTTCGTTCATGCCGACCCGGCGCGGTCTAGCGCCATCATCCAGATGAGCGGCCAGCCGCCCCAACTCTACGGGATCGAGCAGGAACTTGAGCCTGGCGTGCGGCTGTACAGCGTCCACCCTGACCGCGTCGAGATATCACGCAACGGGCGTGTCGAAAGCCTGTATTTCCCAAGCACTCGCAGCGCCACCGCCATACCCGATTCACTGCCGGACTACAGTGAACCGGCGGCCACGGACCAGCCGGACCCGCAGGCCGAGATGCTTCAACAACAAATGGAAGCGCTCCGCCAGCAGATGGAAGGAGTCAATAATTCGCCCGACGCCCTGCCCTCCGATGAACAACCCACGGAAGACAATTGA
- a CDS encoding DUF2474 domain-containing protein, protein MQHKHETGASEPKPLWKRMTWLVVIWSGSVLALGIVAWLLRQFMTAAGLVTP, encoded by the coding sequence ATGCAGCACAAGCACGAAACTGGTGCATCAGAACCCAAGCCGCTCTGGAAGCGGATGACCTGGCTCGTGGTGATCTGGTCGGGCAGCGTCCTCGCGCTTGGCATAGTGGCCTGGCTGCTTCGGCAGTTCATGACCGCGGCTGGCCTGGTAACGCCCTGA
- the purF gene encoding amidophosphoribosyltransferase, with product MCGIVGIVGKSNVNQALYDALTVLQHRGQDAAGIVTSDGGKLFLRKDNGLVRDVFQQRHMQRLVGNMGIGHVRYPTAGSSSSAEAQPFYVNSPYGITLAHNGNLTNVDQLTKEIYESDLRHVNTNSDSEVLLNVFAHELAVRGKLQPTEEDVFAAVAKVHERCVGGYAVVAMVTGYGIVGFRDPHAIRPIVFGQRHTDQGVEYMIASESVALDVLGFSLIRDLAPGEAVYITAEGKLHTRQCAPNPHYAPCIFEHVYLARSDSLMDGVSVYKARLRMGEKLADKILRERPDHDIDVVIPIPDTSRTAALELANRLGVKFREGFVKNRYIGRTFIMPGQAARKKSVRQKLNAIDLEFRGKNVMLVDDSIVRGTTCKQIIQMAREAGAKNVYFCSAAPAVRYPNVYGIDMPSAHELIAHNRSTEEVAELIGADWLIYQDLPDLIEAVGGGKVKIENFDCAVFDGKYVTGDIDDAYLHKIEQARNDVSKHKSVAGSAIIDLYNN from the coding sequence ATGTGTGGCATTGTCGGCATTGTCGGTAAGTCGAACGTCAACCAGGCGTTGTATGACGCACTTACCGTATTGCAACACCGTGGGCAGGATGCAGCCGGAATCGTGACCAGCGACGGCGGCAAGCTGTTTCTACGCAAGGACAATGGGTTGGTCCGAGACGTCTTCCAGCAGCGCCATATGCAGCGCCTGGTCGGTAACATGGGCATCGGTCACGTGCGTTACCCCACCGCGGGCAGCTCCAGTTCGGCAGAGGCCCAGCCGTTCTATGTGAACTCCCCCTACGGGATCACCCTGGCGCACAACGGCAATCTGACCAATGTCGATCAGCTGACCAAGGAAATCTACGAATCCGATCTGCGTCATGTGAACACCAATTCCGATTCGGAAGTGCTGCTCAACGTATTCGCCCACGAGCTGGCCGTGCGCGGCAAGCTGCAGCCCACCGAGGAAGACGTGTTCGCCGCCGTGGCCAAGGTGCACGAGCGTTGCGTGGGCGGCTACGCGGTGGTCGCCATGGTGACGGGCTACGGTATTGTCGGCTTCCGCGATCCGCACGCTATTCGTCCGATCGTCTTCGGCCAGCGCCACACCGATCAGGGTGTCGAGTACATGATCGCGTCGGAAAGCGTGGCGCTGGACGTGCTGGGCTTTTCGCTGATCCGTGACCTTGCGCCAGGCGAGGCGGTGTACATCACAGCCGAGGGCAAGCTGCACACCCGTCAGTGCGCACCGAATCCCCACTATGCGCCTTGCATCTTCGAGCATGTCTATCTGGCGCGCTCCGATTCATTGATGGACGGTGTTTCGGTGTACAAGGCGCGCTTGCGCATGGGCGAGAAGCTCGCGGACAAGATTCTGCGCGAGCGTCCGGATCATGACATCGACGTCGTCATTCCGATTCCGGATACCAGCCGTACCGCGGCCCTGGAGCTGGCCAACCGCCTGGGCGTGAAGTTCCGCGAAGGTTTCGTCAAGAATCGCTACATCGGTCGGACATTCATCATGCCGGGGCAGGCCGCACGCAAGAAATCCGTGCGACAGAAGCTCAACGCCATCGACCTGGAGTTCCGCGGCAAGAACGTCATGCTGGTGGACGACTCCATCGTTCGCGGTACGACCTGCAAGCAGATTATCCAGATGGCCCGTGAAGCCGGTGCCAAGAATGTGTATTTCTGCTCCGCCGCGCCTGCTGTTCGGTACCCGAACGTCTATGGCATCGACATGCCCAGCGCCCACGAGCTCATCGCGCACAACCGCAGCACCGAAGAAGTCGCAGAGCTGATCGGGGCCGACTGGCTGATCTATCAGGATCTCCCTGATCTGATCGAAGCCGTCGGCGGTGGCAAGGTCAAGATAGAAAACTTCGACTGCGCGGTATTCGACGGCAAATACGTGACCGGCGATATCGACGATGCCTATCTGCACAAGATCGAGCAGGCGCGCAACGACGTGAGCAAGCACAAGAGCGTTGCTGGTAGCGCCATTATCGATTTGTATAACAACTGA
- the gspD gene encoding type II secretion system secretin GspD, which produces MPLFPSRPLIALLAAGLLAAPLPSIAADPGIEPSETQQDGWTINLKDADIRAFIDQISQLTGQTFIVDPRVKGQVSVVSSTTLSLSEVYQLFLSVMATHGYSVLTQGDVARILPNAEAKSEAGGGPTGGDQLETRVIQVQHTSATELIPLIRPLVPQYGHLAAVGSANALIISDRSANIARIEDLVRQLDRAQTGDYSVVDLKYGWAVDIAEVLRNTLSRGEAKDTAGTQIIADSRTNRLIFTGPEQARQKLASLANTLDTPGTRSANTRVIRLRHNDAKSLAETLGDISEQLAAPAEGEVQSGRQQNILIRADESLNALVMLAEPELISTLESIVRQLDVPRAQVMVEAAIVEVSGDITDALGVQWAVDARGGTGGAGGVSFGNTGISVGSVLNAIRDDEIPSELPDGAIIGVGTRSFGALITALSANSKSNLLSTPSLLTLDNQEAEILVGQNVPFQTGSYTTDSSGANNPFTTIERQDIGVTLKVVPHINDGATLRLEIEQEISSIAPSASLSAQAVDLVTNKRSIKSTILAEDGQVIVLGGLIQDDVTQTNSKVPLLGDIPLLGALFRSTQETHVKRNLMVFLRPTVIRDRAGLAALSGKKYSDIRVIETGSDSPSILPATPERLFDGQGQPAPAIDLRSNEPAQRQAIPKAPATQRAPAAFTPQRPPQAQPSLLSGWAVQLGSFQNRESATALQQKLQAEGFDAYLRTTGRTHRVFVGPVRERQEASQLRDQLSDEQRLDGFVVKFESGRD; this is translated from the coding sequence ATGCCGCTTTTTCCCTCACGCCCGCTCATCGCCTTGCTCGCTGCAGGCCTGCTCGCCGCTCCGCTGCCCTCGATCGCGGCCGACCCCGGTATCGAGCCAAGTGAAACCCAGCAGGATGGCTGGACGATCAATCTCAAGGACGCCGACATCCGCGCGTTCATCGATCAGATCAGCCAGCTGACCGGCCAGACCTTCATCGTCGACCCACGGGTCAAGGGACAGGTGAGCGTGGTGTCGTCGACTACGCTGTCGCTCTCCGAGGTTTATCAGCTGTTCCTGTCGGTCATGGCCACCCACGGTTATAGCGTGCTTACCCAAGGCGACGTGGCGCGTATCCTGCCCAACGCCGAGGCCAAATCGGAGGCCGGTGGAGGCCCAACCGGTGGCGACCAGCTGGAAACCCGCGTCATCCAGGTCCAGCACACCTCCGCCACCGAGCTGATCCCGCTGATCAGGCCACTGGTCCCACAATATGGCCATCTTGCCGCGGTCGGCTCCGCCAACGCCCTGATCATCAGCGATCGCAGCGCCAACATCGCCCGCATCGAAGATCTGGTGCGTCAACTGGATCGAGCCCAGACCGGCGATTACAGTGTGGTGGACCTCAAGTATGGCTGGGCGGTGGATATCGCCGAAGTGCTGCGAAACACCCTCTCGCGTGGGGAGGCCAAAGATACCGCGGGCACCCAGATCATCGCCGACTCGCGCACCAATCGACTGATCTTTACCGGCCCTGAGCAGGCTCGACAGAAGCTTGCCAGCCTCGCCAACACGCTCGATACCCCCGGCACTCGCTCGGCCAATACACGGGTCATCCGGCTACGCCATAACGATGCCAAGTCGCTGGCCGAAACCCTCGGCGATATCTCCGAGCAGCTTGCAGCGCCTGCGGAAGGCGAGGTGCAGAGCGGGCGGCAACAGAACATCCTGATCCGTGCCGACGAGAGCCTCAACGCGCTGGTCATGCTCGCCGAACCCGAGCTGATCAGCACCCTCGAATCGATTGTTCGCCAACTGGATGTTCCACGCGCGCAAGTGATGGTCGAGGCTGCGATCGTCGAGGTTTCGGGCGACATCACCGATGCGCTCGGCGTCCAGTGGGCGGTGGACGCACGGGGCGGCACCGGTGGGGCCGGCGGCGTTAGCTTCGGCAACACGGGAATTTCGGTGGGGAGCGTGCTCAATGCGATCCGTGACGACGAGATTCCTAGTGAACTGCCCGACGGCGCCATCATCGGCGTCGGTACCCGCAGCTTCGGTGCCTTGATCACGGCGCTCTCCGCCAACAGCAAGAGCAACCTGCTGTCGACACCGAGCCTGCTCACCCTGGACAACCAAGAAGCGGAAATTCTGGTGGGCCAGAACGTCCCGTTCCAGACCGGTAGCTACACCACCGACTCGTCCGGCGCCAACAACCCCTTCACCACCATCGAGCGACAGGATATCGGGGTCACGCTCAAGGTCGTGCCGCACATCAACGATGGCGCCACGCTGCGCCTGGAAATCGAGCAAGAAATCTCGTCGATCGCGCCGTCTGCCAGCCTGTCGGCACAGGCAGTCGACCTGGTGACGAACAAGCGCTCCATCAAGAGCACCATCCTCGCCGAAGACGGCCAGGTCATCGTCCTGGGTGGCCTGATCCAGGATGACGTGACCCAGACCAACTCCAAAGTCCCGTTGCTTGGCGATATCCCGCTGCTCGGCGCGCTGTTCCGCTCCACGCAGGAGACGCACGTCAAGCGCAACCTGATGGTCTTTCTGCGACCGACCGTGATTCGCGACCGTGCCGGTCTGGCGGCGCTTTCGGGCAAGAAGTACAGCGATATCCGGGTCATCGAAACCGGGTCGGATAGCCCGAGCATCCTCCCCGCCACACCGGAGCGGCTGTTCGATGGACAGGGCCAGCCGGCACCGGCTATTGATTTGCGCTCCAATGAGCCAGCTCAACGACAGGCAATACCCAAGGCACCCGCCACGCAACGAGCGCCAGCGGCGTTCACGCCGCAACGGCCGCCTCAAGCGCAGCCTTCGCTACTGTCAGGATGGGCCGTCCAGCTAGGCAGCTTTCAGAACCGTGAAAGCGCCACCGCACTGCAACAGAAATTGCAGGCCGAAGGATTCGATGCCTACCTGAGAACCACAGGCCGCACCCACCGTGTGTTCGTCGGCCCGGTGCGCGAGCGCCAGGAAGCCAGCCAGCTTCGCGACCAGCTCTCCGACGAACAGCGCCTGGACGGGTTCGTCGTCAAATTTGAAAGCGGTCGCGACTGA
- the cydB gene encoding cytochrome d ubiquinol oxidase subunit II, which yields MGVDLSLIWAIIIIFGIMMYVVMDGFDLGIGILFPFLNDSSERDVAMNTVAPIWDGNETWLVLGGAGLFAAFPLAYSVILSALYLPIIFMLMGLIFRGVAFEFRFKASPARQHIWDKAFVGGSLAATFFQGVALGAFIHGFPVEGRAYAGGALDWLSPFSVFCGLALIVAYALLGCTWLIMKTAGELQQRMHDIGIPLVWAVLAVTGVVSIWTPLTHPDIAERWFSMPNLILFMPVPILVLLCTFGLLRSIARYAHYSPFLFTLALIFLGYSGLGISLWPNIIPPSVSIWEAAAPPQSQGFTLVGALLIIPLILMYTAWSYYVFRGKVSAEDGYH from the coding sequence ATGGGTGTCGATCTTTCGCTGATCTGGGCCATCATCATCATCTTCGGGATCATGATGTACGTCGTGATGGACGGCTTCGATCTGGGTATTGGAATTCTGTTTCCGTTCCTCAACGACAGCTCCGAGCGCGATGTGGCCATGAATACCGTCGCGCCTATCTGGGATGGTAACGAAACCTGGTTGGTGCTTGGCGGGGCCGGGCTTTTCGCCGCGTTTCCGCTGGCCTACTCGGTGATTCTCTCGGCGCTCTATCTGCCGATCATCTTTATGTTGATGGGGCTGATCTTCCGCGGTGTCGCCTTCGAGTTTCGCTTCAAGGCCAGCCCCGCGCGCCAGCACATCTGGGACAAGGCATTCGTGGGTGGCTCGTTGGCCGCGACCTTCTTTCAAGGGGTCGCGCTGGGCGCGTTCATTCACGGTTTTCCGGTGGAAGGCCGCGCCTATGCCGGTGGGGCGCTGGACTGGCTCAGTCCTTTTTCGGTCTTTTGTGGCCTGGCCCTGATCGTCGCTTATGCCTTGCTTGGTTGCACCTGGCTGATCATGAAGACCGCCGGCGAGCTGCAGCAACGCATGCATGACATCGGTATTCCGTTGGTGTGGGCGGTGTTGGCGGTCACCGGCGTCGTGAGCATCTGGACACCTCTGACCCATCCGGATATCGCCGAGCGCTGGTTCAGCATGCCGAACCTGATCCTGTTCATGCCGGTGCCTATCCTGGTGTTGCTGTGCACCTTCGGCCTGCTGCGGTCGATTGCCCGATACGCACACTATTCACCCTTCCTGTTCACCCTGGCGTTGATTTTCCTGGGTTACAGCGGCCTGGGTATCAGCCTCTGGCCGAACATCATTCCTCCCTCGGTCAGCATCTGGGAAGCGGCGGCGCCGCCGCAGAGCCAGGGCTTTACCCTGGTCGGGGCGTTGCTGATCATCCCGCTGATCCTCATGTATACCGCCTGGAGCTACTACGTATTCCGCGGCAAGGTCAGCGCCGAGGACGGCTATCACTGA